The DNA region GAACTTTTCAGAAATGGAATGCATCTGAACAGGTGCTGATTTGTCAAGAATAATAGTTTCACGGTCTTATCATTACATTGGGTACATAACAAAAGAGACATACATGATGGTCAAACTTGTACATACTCGGGCAAAGACACCGGAATACTTACTCCATACAAGTTGTTGGCAAAGGCAAAGGCACTGCAATACTTCGCTTCAGAACTACACCAACAGGGGAATCTAATGTACAGGAAACTCCACCAGaatgaaagttcaaaatttcATCAACAACACTTTGTAACCGTGGAAGCATCCAATTATTCCAACTAGTCACGTGATCCAGCAAGAATATGTTATTACAAGTTCAGATATAACACCAAGAGAGCAAGGTCCCGCAGCAGCCCTCACAATCCTTACACACACACGCAAAGAGGCAATAGGTCTACACGATCAATTCCGTCCTCGAGACAAGAATGCCATCGGTATCGGCATAGAGCCACTCGCCATCACAAATTCTGGTTCCTGCAATGGTGACAGGGATATGCTTCTCGCCAATGCCCTTCTTGTTTGCCTTCATAGGGTGCGAGTTCAGAGCTCGGACGCCAATGTCGCAACCATTGATCTCATCAGCATCCCTGATGCAGCCATTGACTACAATGCCAGCCCAACCATTGTTCTGAGCCTGCTGGACAGGGTTGCCACCCAAAATGGCACAGCGCATGCTCCCACCACCATCAACTACCAGGACCCTGCCATGACCTTTCTCCTCAAGGAATTCGCGGATCAGAACATTGTCTTCATAGACCTTCAGTGTCACAATAGGGCCAGCAAAAACCTGCCGCCTTCCGTAGATTTGGAAGATGGGATGGAGGGCACGAAACTCGCCATTCATAATTAAATGAGGATTAGCATCGCATACTTCAGCGGTGGCTAACGGCAAGACAGCCATATTAACTTCAGTCCTGCATGGCATCAGAAGAAGGAAAAATCAATGAGCGAAACAAATGAACAGAAGCAAGCCATTCCTGGCACAATAATAGCAACAAATTCTCCAAAGAAAAGCGCCttcaaatttataaaatttaaagGAAGACAGAAAGACGACATCCTGAGTTAGTAACAGCTGCCATACCATATATAGATCCCTAGCGGAAAAGAATGTGTAGATTCCAGTTAGCGAACATCAAGAAATTTCGTGATTTCACTATTAAACTGCTATGGAGCACAGTTAGAGAACCATTTTCTTATTATTACACCAGCAAACATCAACCCAAACAAACATAAGGTGCAGTCTTCCATGAACCACCAAGCTAGCCTCAACGAGGAGAGCAAGACCTATGTGCCTCTGTAGCAGAAGAAAAAGCAACTGAAACAAAACTCTCCGAAGGTATGCAGAGACCAGGTGAGCTGCATGTCTTGCCACCGCTGCTTCCCCTTGTGATTTCCCTCTCTACAGCTATTTGGTTCCAATGACGAGGACCAAAATCAAATTTCAGCTCATGAAACACACAGAAAGTCCCCCTAGAACTAGATGGTATAAGGCAGCCGATCCATCAAATTGTGACAATTCACCCAAGCATCGTAAAATCACCCACACAGTTTGAGCTTCGACTAGAGAACACTAGTTAGAGCTTGAAAGTCACCCAGCATCTCCCAGCGTGCCTCACTCAACACTCACCGACAGTAAAGAAAAAACATGGATGTTTTGATGCTCAACAAAGTCAAAGCAAAGGTCAATCCAATCCAATGATCGATGCATCCCACCCCTGGAGGATGGCAAATTTGCCTGACTGGAGTCCTGCCTGAGATTTACCGGAGTGGTGTTTGGTTGGTGCTGTGATGTGCCGCCTGACTTAGGAAATCGGACGGCTGAGGTCGTTGCGCACGCAAGCCCGCGAAGCTTCACCACTCAACCACGGCGTCCGTCCAGGCAGAGAGCTTCCCCGAGCAACGCCGTCGACGAGATCCACGGCGCTGCCGCCCGTGCCCTCACCCCTGCGTCTGTGCGCCTTCCGCTCGATCCTGCACCTGCACATTAATTGGGTGTCAACAAGTCCTAGAGTGAGAAGGATCGATCTTGCAcgctaaaaaagaagaagaaccaaATCCAGGCATGATGGATGGATTGGATTCGATTGGATTCGTACGGCGCCACGCAGCACATGAACAAATCCACAGCTAACTGGATGGAGAATACGTAAGACTTAAGTCTGATTTGAGGACACAAAGAAACAACCTTTGGAACGGAGGGAATCCATCCGAGCTGATGTAGGCAAGGTTTATAAAACCGTTTGGAGCACGAAAACCAATATCCAGCAATAACCGAAAAATCGTGATTATCACAATAGCCACTTGAAATTCGACTAGAATTCGCTCAAAATTTACTctgtcaaatttgaaattctgCGAGAATTCAAACCGAATCGACGgaacggtaaccgctcggtttgcaCCGGTTGCCGAGATGTTTCGCCGATTTATCGAGCACATTTTTCGCATTATCGGTAGCCGCTCGGTTTTGTCGGTAACCATTCggttttagcgatttatcgagctgttttcttgaatttcagttatattaaaaaaaaccaaaaaatggcTCAAGCTTctaaaattaataattaatttatctgagcttcaaatcaagtgaaacaaattttttggtttccttgtaacatgatctacatggtaaatgtatttatactcataaaaaagttgaacattttctgtgagaaaatgtatttgctaaatcaagttaaatgcatagtttactctttgctaattcaaaaatcataaaaccaattttgttagtcttcttacatgatcttatgtcttttaaaaatacatgaactcataaaatagttattttaacatgcaggattgtataaatgtgctgcaactagattaattcataactaacctatCACACCTCCAAATTAGTGAagtcacttttattagtttctTATACTATGgcttatgtaggaaaaataatggtagacatgaaaagttaattacaatgttgtttcttaatatattcactttatgcttttgaattttgtaaaaatcatttagaaataataaaactctaacggaagtgaaaccaattttaaacatcctcttaagatacacttctacacaagaaaaatatgtgtttgcatgttaagcgtTTCCTttacatgagttaataaatgagatgCGCGcttcaagttttttctttttttttcaaatttactccatatagaatatgatgcaaacgatattatttttagaaaaaaatcataaaagttcttataattgtctctagttttttagtatttcttttttgattttttattttaaaaaaaattgaattcgGTAACCGATCGGTTTATATTATCGGAGCGGAGCGGCGAGCGGTAACCGACGAATTTGTTAACCCTAGATGTAGGTAGGAATTGTATTTAGTCACATATCGGAAGTTCACGAAAAATGAGCTCAGTTGGAGAGTTCGCTACTCTTTTGAGTTGAGTTGGCACAGGATTTTGATTGTGACTCTGGTTAAACGTGCGTGTATAGTAGGCTCAAGATGGAAGATGTAGGTTTATGGATACAACGAGTCACGTCAGACTACCGCGTACCCTAACAGTAGGATCACTCATCGAGGATGGGAGGAGGGGCTGTCGTCGATTTTATAACCACATGATTTGTttgatatttatataaatactCAGTTGTTCGCGTCACAAGCTTAGAGCAACCGTAATAGGGAAATAAAAGGGCTAGTAAGGTATTACTATCG from Phragmites australis chromosome 8, lpPhrAust1.1, whole genome shotgun sequence includes:
- the LOC133927454 gene encoding putative 4-hydroxy-4-methyl-2-oxoglutarate aldolase 2 → MAVLPLATAEVCDANPHLIMNGEFRALHPIFQIYGRRQVFAGPIVTLKVYEDNVLIREFLEEKGHGRVLVVDGGGSMRCAILGGNPVQQAQNNGWAGIVVNGCIRDADEINGCDIGVRALNSHPMKANKKGIGEKHIPVTIAGTRICDGEWLYADTDGILVSRTELIV